A window from Azoarcus sp. DD4 encodes these proteins:
- the folP gene encoding dihydropteroate synthase, with amino-acid sequence MSKLRCGRFEVDLERPQIMAIVNVTDDSFTGDGLQGDLSAAIRRAETALNEGADILDIGAESTRPGSDPVSEQQELDRIVPVVEALANWGVPLSVDTLKPAVMRAAIAAGADLINDVNAFRAPGAIDAVAASEVALCVMHMRGEPRTMQHAPEYGDVVAEVAGFLDERLSTLETAGVAMERIVLDPGFGFGKTLEHNLALMRSMAVLRRRDLPILAGLSRKTMLGAITGKPVADRLAASVAAAMIAVQRGAAIVRVHDVAPTRDALLVMRAMS; translated from the coding sequence ATGTCGAAACTGCGATGCGGACGCTTCGAGGTCGATCTGGAGCGTCCCCAGATCATGGCCATCGTCAATGTCACCGATGACTCCTTTACCGGCGACGGTCTGCAAGGTGATCTTTCGGCGGCCATTCGCCGGGCTGAGACCGCGCTGAACGAAGGGGCTGACATCCTCGATATCGGCGCCGAGTCCACCCGGCCCGGTTCGGACCCGGTTTCGGAGCAACAGGAACTGGATCGCATTGTTCCCGTTGTCGAGGCGCTGGCGAACTGGGGGGTTCCCCTGTCGGTCGATACGCTCAAGCCGGCGGTGATGCGGGCGGCGATCGCCGCCGGCGCGGATCTCATCAACGACGTCAACGCCTTCCGCGCGCCGGGAGCCATCGATGCTGTCGCTGCCAGCGAAGTCGCGCTGTGCGTGATGCACATGCGTGGCGAGCCTCGGACCATGCAGCACGCGCCGGAGTATGGCGACGTCGTTGCCGAGGTGGCGGGCTTTCTCGATGAGCGTCTTTCAACACTGGAAACCGCCGGTGTCGCCATGGAGCGCATTGTCCTCGATCCCGGCTTTGGTTTCGGCAAGACGCTGGAACACAATCTGGCGTTGATGAGGAGCATGGCGGTCTTGCGCAGGCGCGATCTGCCGATACTTGCGGGACTGTCACGCAAGACCATGCTGGGCGCGATCACGGGCAAACCGGTTGCAGACCGGCTGGCGGCGAGCGTGGCGGCTGCGATGATCGCGGTGCAACGCGGGGCGGCCATCGTTCGCGTACACGACGTTGCACCGACCCGCGATGCGCTCCTTGTGATGCGGGCAATGTCATAA
- the carB gene encoding carbamoyl-phosphate synthase large subunit has protein sequence MPKRTDIKSILIIGAGPIVIGQACEFDYSGAQACKALREEGYKVVLVNSNPATIMTDPETADVTYIEPITWQVVERIIEKERPDAVLPTMGGQTALNCALDLARHGVLEKFGVELIGATSEAIDKAEDRLKFKDAMTKIGLGSARSGIAHSLEEALQVQGGIGFPVIIRPSFTLGGTGGGIAYNMEEFHDICKRGLEASPTNELLIEESLLGWKEYEMEVVRDRADNCIIVCSIENLDPMGVHTGDSITVAPAQTLTDKEYQILRNASIAVLREIGVDTGGSNVQFAINPKDGRMIVIEMNPRVSRSSALASKATGFPIAKVAAKLAVGYTLDELKNDITGGATPASFEPSIDYVVTKIPRFAFEKFPAANDRLTTQMKSVGEVMAMGRTFQESFQKALRGLEVGVYGLDEVEADREDLEHELANPGAQRIWYVGQAFREGMSQEQVHNLTKIDPWFLAQIEDIVLTEKALAGRSLKAMQAGELREMKKKGFSDRRIAKLLGTDETAVRFQRHTLGVRPVFKRVDTCAAEFATSTAYLYSSYEEECEARPTDKKKIMVLGGGPNRIGQGIEFDYCCVHAALALREDGYETIMVNCNPETVSTDYDTSDRLYFEPITLEDILEIVHIEKPVGVIVQFGGQTPLKRAQALQDNGVPIIGTSPDMIDAAEDRERFQKLLNDLGLKQPPNRTARTPEAAVRLAAEIGYPLVVRPSYVLGGRAMEIVHEQKDLERYMREAVKVSNESPVLLDRFLNDATEVDVDALSDGTQVIIGGIMEHIEQAGVHSGDSACSLPPYTLSAKLQDELRRQTEAMARALNVVGLMNVQFAIQGEGDNAVVYVLEVNPRASRTVPFVSKACSLPLAKIAARCMAGQSLESQGVTGEVVPPYYSVKEAVFPFVKFPGVDTILGPEMKSTGEVMGVGRSFAEAFVKSQLAASVRLPTSGAAFISVKPTDRPAAVEVARELHELGFSLVATRGTGAALEAAGIPVTMVNKVNEGRPHVVDMIKNNEIALVINTVEEKRQAINDSRSIRTSALAAKVTVYTTIEGARAACMGMRHLSGLEVYAVQDLHKELKQAV, from the coding sequence ATGCCCAAACGCACCGACATAAAGAGCATCCTGATCATCGGCGCCGGACCCATCGTCATCGGTCAGGCCTGCGAGTTCGACTACTCCGGCGCCCAGGCCTGCAAGGCCCTGCGCGAAGAAGGTTACAAGGTCGTGCTGGTTAACTCCAATCCGGCGACCATCATGACCGATCCGGAAACCGCGGACGTCACCTACATCGAGCCGATCACCTGGCAGGTGGTCGAGCGCATCATAGAGAAGGAACGTCCCGACGCGGTGCTGCCGACCATGGGCGGCCAGACGGCGCTCAACTGTGCGCTCGATCTTGCCCGTCACGGGGTGCTTGAGAAGTTCGGCGTGGAGTTGATCGGCGCCACCAGCGAGGCGATCGACAAGGCCGAGGACCGCCTCAAGTTCAAGGATGCGATGACCAAGATCGGTCTCGGCTCGGCGCGTTCCGGCATTGCCCACAGCCTTGAAGAGGCGCTGCAGGTGCAAGGCGGCATCGGCTTCCCGGTGATCATCCGTCCGAGCTTCACGCTCGGCGGCACCGGCGGCGGCATCGCCTACAACATGGAAGAGTTTCATGACATCTGCAAGCGCGGCCTGGAGGCAAGTCCGACCAACGAGCTGCTGATCGAAGAATCCCTGCTCGGCTGGAAAGAGTATGAGATGGAAGTCGTGCGCGACCGTGCCGACAACTGCATCATCGTCTGTTCGATCGAGAACCTCGATCCGATGGGTGTGCATACCGGCGACTCGATCACCGTTGCACCGGCGCAGACCCTGACCGACAAGGAATACCAGATCCTTCGCAACGCCTCGATCGCGGTGTTGCGCGAGATCGGTGTGGATACTGGCGGTTCCAACGTACAGTTCGCGATCAATCCGAAGGACGGTCGGATGATCGTCATCGAGATGAATCCGCGGGTGTCGCGCTCGTCGGCGCTGGCCTCCAAGGCGACCGGTTTCCCGATCGCCAAGGTCGCGGCCAAGCTCGCTGTCGGCTACACGCTGGACGAACTCAAGAACGACATCACCGGCGGTGCGACTCCCGCATCGTTCGAACCGTCGATCGACTACGTCGTCACCAAGATTCCACGCTTTGCCTTCGAGAAGTTCCCGGCGGCAAACGACCGCCTTACCACCCAGATGAAGTCGGTGGGCGAGGTCATGGCCATGGGCCGTACCTTCCAGGAGTCCTTCCAGAAGGCGCTGCGTGGTCTTGAAGTGGGTGTCTATGGTCTCGACGAGGTCGAAGCCGACCGCGAGGATCTCGAGCACGAGCTCGCCAATCCCGGCGCCCAGCGCATCTGGTACGTCGGCCAGGCCTTCCGCGAAGGCATGAGCCAGGAGCAGGTGCACAACCTCACCAAGATCGATCCCTGGTTCCTGGCACAGATCGAGGACATCGTCCTGACCGAGAAGGCGCTCGCCGGCCGTTCGCTCAAGGCGATGCAGGCAGGCGAACTGCGCGAGATGAAGAAGAAGGGCTTCTCCGATCGCCGCATCGCCAAGCTCCTTGGTACCGACGAAACGGCGGTCCGCTTCCAGCGCCACACGCTCGGCGTGCGTCCGGTGTTCAAGCGGGTCGATACCTGCGCTGCGGAATTCGCGACCTCCACCGCCTATCTGTATTCGTCGTACGAAGAAGAATGCGAAGCCCGTCCGACCGACAAGAAGAAGATCATGGTGCTCGGCGGCGGTCCGAACCGTATCGGCCAAGGCATCGAGTTCGACTACTGCTGCGTGCATGCCGCATTGGCACTGCGTGAAGACGGGTACGAGACCATCATGGTCAACTGCAACCCGGAAACCGTCTCCACCGACTACGACACCTCGGATCGCCTGTATTTCGAGCCGATTACGCTGGAAGACATCCTCGAGATCGTCCATATCGAAAAGCCGGTCGGCGTTATCGTCCAGTTCGGCGGCCAGACGCCGCTCAAGCGCGCCCAGGCGCTGCAGGACAACGGCGTGCCCATCATCGGCACCAGCCCGGACATGATCGACGCGGCCGAAGACCGCGAGCGCTTCCAGAAGCTGCTCAACGACCTCGGTCTGAAGCAGCCGCCCAACCGGACGGCCCGTACGCCTGAAGCCGCGGTGCGGCTGGCGGCCGAGATCGGCTATCCGCTGGTGGTGCGGCCGTCCTACGTGCTCGGTGGCCGGGCGATGGAGATCGTCCACGAGCAGAAGGACCTCGAGCGTTACATGCGCGAAGCGGTCAAGGTCTCCAATGAATCGCCGGTATTGCTCGACCGCTTCCTCAACGATGCCACCGAAGTCGACGTCGATGCGTTGTCCGACGGTACGCAAGTGATCATCGGCGGCATCATGGAGCACATCGAACAGGCGGGTGTGCATTCGGGCGACTCTGCCTGCTCGCTGCCGCCCTACACGCTGTCGGCCAAGCTTCAGGACGAGCTGCGCCGTCAGACCGAGGCGATGGCGCGTGCGCTCAACGTCGTCGGCCTGATGAATGTGCAGTTCGCAATCCAGGGCGAAGGCGACAACGCCGTCGTCTATGTGCTGGAAGTCAATCCGCGTGCCTCGCGCACTGTGCCCTTCGTGTCCAAGGCCTGCTCGCTGCCGCTGGCTAAGATCGCCGCGCGCTGCATGGCGGGACAGAGCCTGGAGAGCCAGGGCGTTACCGGCGAAGTCGTGCCGCCGTATTACTCGGTCAAGGAAGCGGTATTCCCCTTCGTGAAGTTCCCCGGTGTGGATACCATCCTCGGGCCGGAGATGAAGTCCACCGGTGAAGTGATGGGCGTCGGCCGCAGCTTCGCAGAGGCCTTCGTCAAGAGCCAGCTTGCCGCCAGCGTGCGCTTGCCGACCTCCGGTGCGGCCTTCATCAGCGTCAAGCCCACCGATCGGCCGGCCGCGGTGGAAGTGGCGCGTGAATTGCACGAGCTCGGTTTCAGTCTCGTGGCGACCCGCGGAACGGGGGCCGCCCTGGAGGCAGCCGGGATTCCGGTGACCATGGTGAACAAGGTCAATGAGGGCCGTCCGCACGTGGTCGACATGATCAAGAACAACGAGATCGCGCTGGTGATCAATACCGTCGAGGAAAAGCGGCAGGCGATCAACGATTCGCGTTCGATCCGGACGTCGGCTCTGGCGGCCAAGGTGACGGTCTATACGACGATCGAAGGCGCCCGCGCCGCGTGCATGGGCATGCGCCATCTGTCGGGGCTTGAGGTGTATGCCGTGCAGGATCTCCACAAAGAATTGAAGCAGGCCGTATGA
- a CDS encoding RlmE family RNA methyltransferase, which yields MKRNKTSKAWMHEHLNDTYVQRANAEGYRARAAYKLMEIDERDHLLKPGRVVVDLGAAPGSWCQVARQRCGASGKVFALDLLPVEPIPGVDFLQGDFTEDAVLAELEARLAGAALDLVLSDMAPNLSGVATVDQARSIHLCELALDFAQRHLKPGGQFLVKVFQGEGFMEFRRAMEGVFLSVQVRKPKASRDRSAEVYLLGSGLR from the coding sequence ATGAAACGGAACAAGACGAGCAAGGCGTGGATGCATGAGCATCTCAACGACACCTATGTGCAACGCGCAAACGCAGAAGGCTACCGCGCGCGCGCGGCATACAAGCTGATGGAAATCGACGAACGCGATCATCTGCTCAAACCGGGACGGGTGGTTGTCGACCTCGGTGCAGCGCCGGGGTCGTGGTGCCAGGTGGCGCGCCAGCGCTGCGGTGCCAGCGGCAAGGTGTTTGCGCTGGACCTCTTGCCGGTTGAGCCGATTCCGGGTGTTGATTTTCTCCAGGGCGATTTTACCGAGGATGCGGTGCTTGCCGAACTTGAGGCTCGACTCGCGGGCGCGGCGCTGGACCTTGTACTTTCAGACATGGCCCCCAATCTATCGGGCGTGGCCACCGTCGATCAGGCTCGATCCATCCATCTTTGCGAATTGGCGCTGGATTTCGCCCAGCGCCACCTCAAGCCGGGCGGACAGTTTCTGGTCAAGGTATTCCAGGGTGAGGGTTTCATGGAGTTCCGACGCGCGATGGAAGGGGTATTTCTATCGGTACAGGTCCGCAAACCCAAGGCATCTCGCGACCGTAGTGCCGAGGTGTACCTGTTGGGAAGCGGTCTGCGCTGA
- the glmM gene encoding phosphoglucosamine mutase: MGRKYFGTDGVRGRVGEKPITPEFVMRLGYAAGVTLVAREHLPAGERPAILIGKDTRVSGYMLEASLQAGFAAAGVDVMLAGPIPTPAVAYLTRALRLQAGVVISASHNPFFDNGIKFFSAGGAKLPDAVEAEIEDRLEQPMGCADSARLGRARRINDAAGRYIEFCKSTFPNELDLRGLRIALDCAHGAAYHIAPSVFHELGAEVITVGVEPNGLNINDDVGATRPEHLRQTVLAQGADVGIALDGDGDRVVMVDRHGEIYDGDKLLYVIAAARCEEGRLEGVVGTLMSNLGFEHAVGRLGVPFARAKVGDRYVLEMLHERGWKIGGENSGHIICLDRHSTGDGIISALQVLAALKQRDLTLAQACADLVFYPQRLINVRLPLGFDWQADVGVSTARNEAERQLGDSGRVLLRPSGTEPLLRVMVEGRDGALVEALARRIAGAVEAAVAA; this comes from the coding sequence ATGGGACGTAAGTATTTCGGAACGGATGGGGTTCGTGGGCGCGTCGGTGAGAAGCCGATTACGCCCGAATTCGTGATGCGTTTGGGTTACGCGGCCGGCGTGACCCTGGTGGCTCGTGAGCACCTTCCGGCAGGCGAGCGGCCCGCGATTCTTATCGGCAAGGACACGCGTGTGTCGGGCTACATGCTGGAGGCATCGTTGCAGGCGGGTTTTGCCGCCGCCGGTGTCGATGTCATGCTGGCGGGGCCGATTCCCACTCCTGCCGTGGCGTACCTGACGCGGGCCTTGCGCCTGCAGGCGGGGGTCGTGATCTCGGCTTCGCATAATCCCTTCTTTGACAACGGCATCAAGTTCTTTTCCGCGGGGGGAGCGAAGCTGCCTGATGCGGTAGAGGCGGAAATCGAGGACCGTCTGGAGCAGCCGATGGGTTGTGCCGATTCGGCGCGGCTGGGGCGGGCGCGTCGCATCAACGATGCTGCCGGGCGCTACATCGAGTTCTGCAAGAGTACCTTTCCCAATGAGCTCGACTTGCGTGGGCTGCGGATCGCGCTGGACTGCGCGCACGGGGCGGCGTATCACATTGCACCCAGCGTGTTTCACGAACTCGGGGCCGAGGTCATCACGGTCGGAGTCGAGCCGAATGGCTTGAATATCAATGACGATGTCGGGGCGACGCGGCCGGAACATCTGCGCCAGACCGTGCTCGCGCAAGGTGCTGATGTCGGTATCGCGTTGGACGGCGATGGCGACCGCGTGGTCATGGTCGACCGTCATGGCGAAATATACGACGGCGACAAACTGCTCTATGTGATCGCCGCTGCACGATGCGAGGAAGGCCGGCTTGAGGGCGTGGTCGGAACCTTGATGAGCAATCTCGGTTTCGAACACGCCGTCGGACGCCTCGGCGTGCCGTTTGCACGGGCCAAGGTCGGTGACCGCTACGTGCTCGAGATGCTGCATGAGCGGGGCTGGAAGATCGGTGGCGAGAATTCTGGCCACATCATCTGCCTCGACCGGCATAGCACTGGCGACGGCATCATCTCCGCACTGCAGGTATTGGCCGCACTCAAGCAGCGCGACCTGACGCTTGCCCAGGCGTGTGCAGACCTGGTCTTCTATCCGCAACGCCTGATCAACGTCAGGCTGCCGTTGGGTTTCGACTGGCAGGCCGATGTGGGGGTCTCAACTGCCAGGAACGAGGCCGAGCGGCAACTCGGGGACAGTGGCCGGGTGTTGCTGCGTCCGTCTGGAACCGAACCGTTGCTGCGGGTGATGGTGGAAGGCCGCGATGGCGCCTTGGTGGAAGCGCTGGCCCGACGGATAGCGGGTGCCGTTGAGGCTGCGGTCGCGGCTTGA
- a CDS encoding DUF4149 domain-containing protein → MQRFADHVAMIVVTLWVGAMWTVGYVVAPTLFGMLSDRALAGNVAGRLFAIVGWLGIGSAAYLLALIAFREGRRRFREPLLWVTALMLLLTVVGQFGIQPLMAELKANALPADVMDTALRDRFAAWHGVSSVLYLIQSVLAIGLAIGVRRVLR, encoded by the coding sequence GTGCAGCGTTTCGCCGACCATGTGGCCATGATTGTCGTCACCCTGTGGGTTGGGGCGATGTGGACGGTGGGCTACGTGGTTGCGCCGACGCTGTTCGGCATGCTGTCGGATCGTGCGCTCGCCGGGAATGTTGCGGGGCGGCTTTTTGCCATCGTGGGCTGGTTGGGCATAGGATCAGCCGCCTATCTGCTGGCCCTGATCGCCTTTCGTGAAGGCCGGCGCAGGTTTCGCGAGCCCTTGTTATGGGTGACCGCGTTGATGCTGTTGCTCACCGTGGTCGGACAGTTCGGCATCCAGCCCTTGATGGCGGAATTGAAGGCGAACGCGTTGCCGGCGGACGTGATGGACACCGCCTTGCGCGATCGCTTTGCCGCCTGGCATGGGGTTTCGAGTGTGCTCTATCTCATTCAGAGCGTGCTTGCGATCGGGCTGGCCATAGGCGTCAGGCGGGTGCTGCGCTGA
- the greA gene encoding transcription elongation factor GreA, with protein MNKTPLTVAGAEKLRLELHRLKTVDRPNVIAAIAEARSHGDLSENAEYDAAKERQGFIEGRIAEVEGKLANAQIIDPTLLDADGRCVFGATVQLEDMDSGQMVTYQIVGEDEADIKELKISVSSPIARALIGKYAGDIAEVQAPGGVREYEIIDVRYI; from the coding sequence ATGAACAAGACCCCGCTCACTGTTGCCGGCGCCGAAAAGCTGCGGCTCGAACTGCATCGCCTCAAGACCGTAGACCGGCCCAATGTGATCGCCGCCATCGCCGAGGCGCGTTCGCACGGAGACTTGTCCGAGAACGCCGAGTACGATGCCGCCAAGGAACGCCAGGGTTTCATCGAAGGGCGCATCGCCGAGGTGGAGGGCAAGCTCGCCAACGCCCAGATCATCGATCCGACGCTGCTCGATGCCGACGGTCGTTGCGTTTTCGGGGCAACCGTCCAGCTGGAGGACATGGACTCCGGCCAGATGGTGACCTACCAGATCGTCGGCGAGGACGAGGCAGACATCAAGGAACTGAAAATTTCGGTCAGTTCGCCCATTGCCCGTGCCCTCATCGGCAAGTACGCTGGGGACATCGCAGAAGTGCAGGCACCGGGCGGTGTGCGCGAATACGAAATCATAGACGTTCGTTACATTTGA
- the pstS gene encoding phosphate ABC transporter substrate-binding protein PstS, translated as MIRFSKKFAFVASSAMLVAMSVQAAEITGAGASFPAPIYAKWADAYQKATGNKVNYQSIGSGGGIRQINAKTVDFGASDMPLKGEELEKGGLQQFPTVIGGVVPVVNLPGIKAGDMKLTGQLLADIYQGKIVNWNDKAIAALNPGLSLPDQAIGVVRRADGSGTTFVFTNYLSKVSTDWKDKIGEGSAVQWPVGLGGKGNEGVSAFVQRLPGAIGYVEYAYAKQNKLAYTLVQNKNGEFVSPTDDAFAAAAAGADWSKSNFYEILTEQAGKGAWPITAATFILMHKVQDKPQQAVEVLKFFDWAYKNGGNMAAELDYVPLPAATLKLIRTSWGQMKDASGKSVFSAE; from the coding sequence ATGATTCGCTTCTCGAAGAAGTTCGCCTTTGTTGCCTCTTCCGCAATGCTGGTTGCCATGAGTGTCCAGGCCGCCGAAATTACCGGCGCGGGTGCGTCTTTTCCGGCTCCGATCTATGCCAAGTGGGCGGATGCATATCAAAAGGCTACCGGCAACAAGGTGAACTATCAGTCCATCGGTTCCGGCGGCGGGATTCGCCAGATCAACGCGAAGACGGTCGATTTCGGTGCCTCCGACATGCCGCTCAAGGGCGAGGAACTCGAGAAGGGCGGTCTGCAACAGTTTCCGACGGTGATCGGTGGCGTGGTGCCGGTGGTCAATCTGCCCGGCATCAAGGCCGGTGACATGAAGCTGACCGGTCAGCTTCTGGCCGACATCTACCAGGGCAAGATCGTCAACTGGAACGATAAGGCGATTGCTGCGCTGAATCCGGGTCTGAGCCTGCCTGATCAGGCGATCGGTGTGGTACGCCGCGCCGACGGTTCGGGTACGACCTTCGTCTTCACCAACTACCTGTCGAAGGTTTCGACGGACTGGAAGGACAAGATTGGCGAGGGCTCCGCGGTGCAGTGGCCGGTCGGTCTGGGGGGCAAGGGCAATGAGGGTGTCTCGGCCTTCGTGCAGCGTCTGCCGGGTGCGATCGGCTATGTCGAGTATGCCTACGCCAAGCAGAACAAGCTGGCCTACACCCTGGTTCAGAACAAGAATGGCGAATTCGTGTCGCCGACCGACGACGCGTTCGCTGCTGCTGCTGCGGGCGCCGACTGGTCGAAGTCGAACTTCTACGAGATCCTGACCGAACAGGCTGGGAAGGGTGCCTGGCCGATCACCGCGGCGACCTTCATCCTGATGCACAAGGTCCAGGACAAGCCGCAGCAGGCCGTTGAAGTGCTCAAGTTCTTCGACTGGGCTTACAAGAACGGTGGCAATATGGCGGCCGAACTTGACTACGTACCGCTGCCGGCTGCGACCCTGAAGCTGATCCGCACCTCCTGGGGTCAGATGAAGGATGCATCGGGCAAGTCGGTCTTCTCCGCCGAATAA
- the yhbY gene encoding ribosome assembly RNA-binding protein YhbY, which produces MIELSPAQRRDLRARAHHLNPVVTIAGNGLAPAVVAEIERSLQAHELIKVRVQGAERDQRDALMNELCTTLDAAPVQHIGNILVVWRERREEKQAATTADSGKRGARASTAKSAAGFAAAARRAALAKAAAEKRRSPARGPSGRARPLSGSGRGR; this is translated from the coding sequence ATGATCGAGCTCAGTCCTGCCCAGCGTCGCGACCTACGCGCCCGCGCCCACCATCTGAACCCCGTCGTGACCATCGCGGGAAATGGACTGGCCCCGGCCGTCGTTGCCGAAATCGAACGTTCGCTGCAAGCGCACGAGCTGATCAAGGTCCGCGTTCAGGGCGCCGAGCGCGATCAGCGCGATGCGTTGATGAATGAACTGTGCACGACGCTCGATGCAGCGCCGGTCCAGCATATCGGTAACATCCTTGTCGTGTGGCGCGAACGTCGGGAAGAAAAGCAGGCCGCGACCACCGCAGACTCCGGCAAGCGCGGGGCGCGGGCATCGACGGCAAAGTCGGCAGCGGGATTCGCCGCCGCCGCTCGCCGCGCAGCGCTGGCCAAGGCTGCGGCGGAAAAACGTCGTTCGCCGGCACGTGGACCGAGTGGCCGGGCACGCCCCCTGAGTGGCTCCGGCCGCGGTCGTTAA
- the ftsH gene encoding ATP-dependent zinc metalloprotease FtsH — protein MNNLFKNLAIWMVIGVVLMTVFNQFNARQAAPNTMEYSQFMEEAKAGRIAKAVIDGRVVKATTQEGRSITVYTPGVQDIWMVSDLMRYGVSINASKPEEEQSFLTSIFVSWFPMLLLIGVWIFFMRQMQGGGKGGAFSFGKSKARMLDESANSVTFADVAGCDEAKEEVAELVEFLRDPSKFQKLGGRIPKGVLMVGSPGTGKTLLAKAIAGEAKVPFFSISGSDFVEMFVGVGAARVRDMFEQAKKHAPCIIFIDEIDAVGRQRGAGMGGGNDEREQTLNQLLVEMDGFEGQTGVIVIAATNRPDVLDPALLRPGRFDRQVVVSLPDIRGREQILKVHMRKVPIAPDVDPQVLARGTPGFAGADLANLVNEAALFAARGNKRLVDMEDFERAKDKIMMGAERRSVVMPEEERRNTAYHESGHAVVARLLDKTDPVHKVTIIPRGRALGVTMQLPTEDRYSQDRERLLQTITVLFGGRIAEEIFMKQMTTGASNDFQRATDLARRMVTQWGMSDTLGPMVYGEEEGEIFLGRQVTTHRNVSEATMQKVDAEIRRIVDQQYALARRLIEENSDKVEAMTHALLEWETIDADQVNDIMAGRPPRPPKPASAPAPRSRDDSPGAAPTAAAPAA, from the coding sequence TTGAACAATCTCTTCAAGAATCTCGCGATCTGGATGGTCATCGGTGTGGTGCTGATGACGGTATTCAACCAGTTCAATGCGCGCCAGGCTGCGCCCAATACCATGGAGTACTCCCAATTCATGGAGGAGGCCAAGGCCGGGCGCATCGCGAAGGCCGTCATCGACGGTCGCGTCGTCAAGGCTACTACGCAGGAAGGTCGTTCAATCACCGTATACACCCCTGGCGTTCAGGATATCTGGATGGTCTCCGATCTGATGCGTTACGGTGTGTCCATAAATGCGAGCAAGCCGGAGGAGGAGCAGTCCTTCCTCACGAGCATCTTCGTTTCCTGGTTCCCGATGCTGCTGTTGATTGGCGTGTGGATCTTTTTCATGCGACAGATGCAGGGCGGTGGCAAGGGCGGGGCCTTTTCCTTCGGCAAGAGCAAGGCTCGAATGCTGGACGAGTCCGCCAATTCGGTAACTTTTGCCGATGTCGCCGGTTGTGATGAAGCCAAGGAGGAAGTTGCGGAGCTGGTCGAGTTCCTGCGCGATCCCTCCAAGTTTCAGAAGCTGGGAGGCCGGATTCCGAAGGGCGTGTTGATGGTCGGCTCGCCGGGTACCGGCAAGACCTTGCTCGCCAAGGCGATTGCCGGCGAAGCCAAGGTGCCGTTCTTCTCGATCTCAGGTTCCGACTTCGTCGAGATGTTTGTCGGTGTGGGCGCGGCCCGTGTCCGTGACATGTTCGAGCAGGCGAAGAAGCACGCGCCGTGCATCATCTTCATCGACGAAATCGATGCTGTCGGTCGCCAGCGTGGTGCCGGCATGGGGGGCGGTAACGACGAACGAGAGCAGACGCTCAACCAGCTGCTCGTCGAGATGGATGGTTTCGAGGGTCAGACCGGCGTGATCGTGATCGCGGCCACCAACCGACCCGACGTACTCGACCCCGCGCTTTTGCGTCCGGGGCGCTTCGATCGGCAGGTGGTGGTGTCGCTGCCTGATATTCGTGGGCGCGAGCAGATCCTCAAGGTCCACATGCGCAAGGTTCCGATCGCACCGGACGTCGATCCGCAGGTGCTGGCCCGCGGTACGCCGGGGTTCGCGGGTGCCGATCTTGCCAACCTGGTCAACGAAGCTGCCTTGTTCGCTGCCCGTGGCAACAAGCGGCTCGTCGACATGGAGGATTTTGAGCGCGCCAAGGACAAGATCATGATGGGCGCGGAGCGCCGTTCGGTGGTCATGCCCGAGGAAGAGCGCCGCAACACGGCCTACCATGAATCCGGGCACGCCGTGGTGGCACGGTTGCTCGACAAGACGGATCCGGTGCATAAGGTCACGATCATCCCGCGCGGTCGTGCGCTCGGCGTGACCATGCAATTGCCTACGGAAGATCGCTACAGCCAGGATCGCGAACGCCTGCTGCAGACGATTACCGTGCTGTTCGGTGGACGTATCGCCGAAGAGATCTTCATGAAGCAGATGACCACCGGCGCATCCAACGATTTCCAGCGAGCGACCGACTTGGCGCGCCGCATGGTGACGCAGTGGGGCATGTCGGACACGCTGGGGCCGATGGTGTACGGCGAGGAAGAAGGCGAGATCTTCCTTGGTCGTCAGGTCACGACGCACCGTAACGTGTCGGAAGCGACCATGCAGAAGGTGGATGCCGAGATTCGTCGCATCGTCGATCAGCAGTACGCGCTTGCGCGTCGCCTGATCGAGGAGAACAGCGACAAGGTGGAGGCAATGACGCATGCTCTGCTCGAGTGGGAAACCATAGACGCCGACCAGGTAAATGACATTATGGCAGGCCGTCCTCCGCGTCCGCCGAAGCCGGCCTCGGCTCCGGCGCCACGCTCGCGCGACGACTCCCCGGGTGCTGCGCCGACGGCTGCGGCGCCTGCAGCCTGA